Proteins encoded together in one Saccopteryx leptura isolate mSacLep1 chromosome 7, mSacLep1_pri_phased_curated, whole genome shotgun sequence window:
- the NMUR1 gene encoding neuromedin-U receptor 1 isoform X2: protein MSPGGARSPVPCNGSQDLNLTDEELRLKYLGPQHTELFLPICITYLLIFTVGAVGNGLTCTVILRHRAMRTPTNYYLFSLAVSDLLVLLVGLPLELYEMWSNYPFPLGAGGCYFRVLLFETVCLASVLNVTALSVERYVAVVHPLQARSTMTRARVRHVLGAIWGLAVLCSLPNTSLHGIQLLEVPCRGTVPDSAVCTLVRPKALYGLVVQTTTLLFFCLPMATISVLYLLIGLRLRQEKLLVLRQGARSWASDSHRLQRLQDRGRTQVTKMLFVLVVVFGICWAPFHIDRLMWSSVSQWTESLDLAFQYVHVVSGVFFYISSAANPVLYSLMSSRFRDTFREALCLGTACHRQGLRRGSHSLSRVPTGSTLCDTGSSGSRAHPRAENGGPAGQRGADPSGEGPQWGFPRENQRAKGSSGSCTCAPL from the exons ATGTCCCCTGGGGGCGCCAGGAGCCCGGTGCCCTGCAATggcagtcaggatttgaacctgacTGATGAGGAACTGAGACTCAAGTACCTGGGACCCCAGCACACAGAGCTGTTTCTGCCCATTTGTATCACCTACCTGCTGATCTTCACGGTGGGCGCTGTGGGCAACGGGCTGACCTGCACGGTCATCCTGCGCCACAGGGCCATGCGCACGCCCACCAACTACTACCTCTTCAGCCTCGCCGTGTCGGACctgctggtgctgctggtggGCCTGCCCCTGGAGCTCTATGAGATGTGGTCTAACTACCCCTTCCCGCTGGGTGCTGGTGGCTGCTACTTCCGCGTACTGCTCTTTGAGACAGTCTGCCTGGCCTCGGTGCTCAATGTCACCGCCCTGAGCGTGGAGCGCTACGTGGCTGTGGTGCATCCGCTGCAGGCCCGGTCTACGATGACTCGGGCCCGCGTGCGCCATGTGCTGGGGGCCATCTGGGGCCTTGCcgtgctctgctctctgcccaaCACCAGCCTGCATGGCATCCAGCTGCTGGAGGTGCCCTGCCGGGGTACGGTGCCCGACTCGGCCGTGTGCACGCTGGTCCGCCCCAAGGCCCTCTACGGCCTGGTTGTGCAGACCACCACCCTGCTCTTCTTCTGCCTGCCCATGGCCACCATCAGCGTGCTCTACCTGCTCATTGGGCTGCGGCTGCGGCAGGAGAAGCTGCTGGTGCTCCGGCAGGGGGCCAGGAGCTGGGCCAGCGACAGCCACAGGCTCCAGCGACTACAGGACAGGGGTCGGACCCAGGTGACCAAGATGCTGT TTGTGCTGGTCGTGGTGTTTGGCATCTGCTGGGCCCCGTTCCACATCGACCGCCTCATGTGGAGCTCCGTGTCCCAGTGGACCGAGAGCCTGGACCTGGCCTTCCAGTACGTGCACGTGGTCTCTGGAGTCTTCTTCTACATCAGCTCGGCCGCCAACCCCGTGCTCTACAGCCTCATGTCCAGCCGCTTCCGGGACACCTTCCGGGAAGCCCTGTGCTTGGGGACCGCGTGCCACCGCCAGGGACTCCGCCGCGGCTCCCACAGCCTCAGCAGGGTGCCCACGGGCAGCACGCTGTGCGACACGGGCTCCTCGGGCAGCAGGGCCCACCCGCGGGCTGAGAATGGGGGCCCAGCGGGACAGCGAGGGGCGGACCCCTCTGGAGAGGGGCCCCAGTGGGGCTTCCCCCGGGAGAACCAGAGGGCCAAGGGCAGCTCTGGGAGCTGCACCTGCGCCCCCCTGTAG
- the NMUR1 gene encoding neuromedin-U receptor 1 isoform X1 encodes MVPFCLNCSIFPGDMSPGGARSPVPCNGSQDLNLTDEELRLKYLGPQHTELFLPICITYLLIFTVGAVGNGLTCTVILRHRAMRTPTNYYLFSLAVSDLLVLLVGLPLELYEMWSNYPFPLGAGGCYFRVLLFETVCLASVLNVTALSVERYVAVVHPLQARSTMTRARVRHVLGAIWGLAVLCSLPNTSLHGIQLLEVPCRGTVPDSAVCTLVRPKALYGLVVQTTTLLFFCLPMATISVLYLLIGLRLRQEKLLVLRQGARSWASDSHRLQRLQDRGRTQVTKMLFVLVVVFGICWAPFHIDRLMWSSVSQWTESLDLAFQYVHVVSGVFFYISSAANPVLYSLMSSRFRDTFREALCLGTACHRQGLRRGSHSLSRVPTGSTLCDTGSSGSRAHPRAENGGPAGQRGADPSGEGPQWGFPRENQRAKGSSGSCTCAPL; translated from the exons ATG GTTCCTTTCTGCCTCAATTGTTCCATCTTCCCTGGAGACATGTCCCCTGGGGGCGCCAGGAGCCCGGTGCCCTGCAATggcagtcaggatttgaacctgacTGATGAGGAACTGAGACTCAAGTACCTGGGACCCCAGCACACAGAGCTGTTTCTGCCCATTTGTATCACCTACCTGCTGATCTTCACGGTGGGCGCTGTGGGCAACGGGCTGACCTGCACGGTCATCCTGCGCCACAGGGCCATGCGCACGCCCACCAACTACTACCTCTTCAGCCTCGCCGTGTCGGACctgctggtgctgctggtggGCCTGCCCCTGGAGCTCTATGAGATGTGGTCTAACTACCCCTTCCCGCTGGGTGCTGGTGGCTGCTACTTCCGCGTACTGCTCTTTGAGACAGTCTGCCTGGCCTCGGTGCTCAATGTCACCGCCCTGAGCGTGGAGCGCTACGTGGCTGTGGTGCATCCGCTGCAGGCCCGGTCTACGATGACTCGGGCCCGCGTGCGCCATGTGCTGGGGGCCATCTGGGGCCTTGCcgtgctctgctctctgcccaaCACCAGCCTGCATGGCATCCAGCTGCTGGAGGTGCCCTGCCGGGGTACGGTGCCCGACTCGGCCGTGTGCACGCTGGTCCGCCCCAAGGCCCTCTACGGCCTGGTTGTGCAGACCACCACCCTGCTCTTCTTCTGCCTGCCCATGGCCACCATCAGCGTGCTCTACCTGCTCATTGGGCTGCGGCTGCGGCAGGAGAAGCTGCTGGTGCTCCGGCAGGGGGCCAGGAGCTGGGCCAGCGACAGCCACAGGCTCCAGCGACTACAGGACAGGGGTCGGACCCAGGTGACCAAGATGCTGT TTGTGCTGGTCGTGGTGTTTGGCATCTGCTGGGCCCCGTTCCACATCGACCGCCTCATGTGGAGCTCCGTGTCCCAGTGGACCGAGAGCCTGGACCTGGCCTTCCAGTACGTGCACGTGGTCTCTGGAGTCTTCTTCTACATCAGCTCGGCCGCCAACCCCGTGCTCTACAGCCTCATGTCCAGCCGCTTCCGGGACACCTTCCGGGAAGCCCTGTGCTTGGGGACCGCGTGCCACCGCCAGGGACTCCGCCGCGGCTCCCACAGCCTCAGCAGGGTGCCCACGGGCAGCACGCTGTGCGACACGGGCTCCTCGGGCAGCAGGGCCCACCCGCGGGCTGAGAATGGGGGCCCAGCGGGACAGCGAGGGGCGGACCCCTCTGGAGAGGGGCCCCAGTGGGGCTTCCCCCGGGAGAACCAGAGGGCCAAGGGCAGCTCTGGGAGCTGCACCTGCGCCCCCCTGTAG